In Dermacentor andersoni chromosome 4, qqDerAnde1_hic_scaffold, whole genome shotgun sequence, the following proteins share a genomic window:
- the LOC140217284 gene encoding uncharacterized protein, producing the protein MNEPPDRQKVIEKYLQGLHHHEDGYFHGYLMSDDELKLFERSLATVNESQCRLLHDPLRVQNLSKQCTVCVCQRNRQSLHIWNGILQKDSRVDLRQPCVQTKEGRLKADKAKQLQEALDAEQQTVARETRIYIKIANCGSHRNHGFEDMEAFSQNMDKNIAEGIEMLAREGITSVSDVKKCLHY; encoded by the exons ATGAACGAGCCTCCTGACCGACAGAAGGTGATCGAAAAGTACCTCCAAGGGTTACATCATCATGAAGACGGCTACTTCCATGGCTACCTGATGTCAGACGATGAGCTTAAGCTTTTTGAGAGGTCCTTGGCTACCGTCAACGAGAG CCAATGTCGTCTTCTCCATGATCCACTCCGGGTGCAGAATCTCTCTAAACAATGTACCGTTTGTGTTTGTCAAAGAAACCGTCAAAGTCTGCATATTTGGAACGGAATACTACAAAAAGActcgaga GTGGACCTTCGCCAGCCATGCGTCCAGACAAAAGAGGGTCGGCTGAAAGCAGACAAGGCCAAGCAACTGCAGGAGGCGCTTGACGCAGAGCAGCAGACTGTGGCCAGAGAGACGCGGATATACATTAAAATTGCCAACTGCGGTTCCCATCGTAACCATGGTTTCGAGGACATGGAAGCTTTTAGCCAAAACATGGACAAGAACATTGCTGAGGGAATTGAAATGTTGGCAAGGGAAGGAATTACATCTGTATCAGATGTGAAAAAGTGCCTGCACTATTAG